CCCGCAACCGGCGAGGGCGCACCTACTCCAGCCGCCCGCACCGGTACGGTGTGTGCCATGACAAAGCTCGACTCCGTCTGGGTCGCAGACGCACCCCGCGAAAGTGCCGCGTCCACAAGGTCAGTTGCCAACTTCGTCGCCTGGCCCGCCGCGGTGTTGATCGTCATCCACAGACTCTTCGTATTGGCCTGGACAGGCTCGCTTACCGACGACTTCACCACCGTGTGGTCCGCCGCCCGGCGCTTCGTCGACCGGGTTCCCGTGTACAACGAGACTTACCACCACGTGGATCCCCACTATCTGTACAACCCGGGGGCGACGCTGCTGCTGTCCCCTCTCGGGCTCGCACCTAGCGTGGAGGCGGCCCGCCCGCTGTTCATCTTGGTCAACGCCGCCGCCATCATCGCCGCGTTGGCGTGGTTGACCCTGCGCTCCGGGTTCAAGCTGTCTCATCCGGTGTTCCCGTTCGTCATCTTCCTTGCGTTTCTCACAGAATCGGTGACCAACACCCTGGTGTTCTCGAACATCAACGGCATCCTGCTTCTCGCGCTGGTGGCCTATCTCGACCTCTTCCTCCGCGGCCGGCCGTGGGCGGCGGGGGTGATCCTCGGTCTCGCGATCGTGGTCAAGCCAATGCTGGCACCTCTGATCGTCCTCCCGTTGATGCGGCTCGACTGGAAAGCACCGGCAGCCGCGGTGGCCGTCCCGGTTCTGCTCAACCTTGCCGCGTGGCCGGTCACCCCCGGCGCACGCGACTATGTGGACACCGTCATGCCCTACCTTGGCGTCACCCGCGACTACGCAAACGCGTCTCTGGCCGGCTTCGCCGCCTACTACGGCATGCCGGGCTGGCTGCACGCGATCTTCTTTGTCATCCTGGCCGGGGCTGTCGCTATTGCCGTGATTGGCCTGGCCCGCTTCCGCTTCAGCGACGAATGGATGTGGGCCGCGACCACCTCCGGGGTGCTCATCGCGGGGGTCTGCATGCTCTCCTCCCTCGGGCAGGCCTACTACTCCATGATGCTGCTTCCCGCGATCTTCACCGTCTTCCGCCGTTTCAGCCCCATGCACACCGCGCCAGTCTGGGCGGGAATAGTTGTCTTCTTTTCGCCGTTGCAATGGGCGACATCCAAGATCCCCAACACGGGAGCAACGCTCGACATCGTGTTAGTCACCATCGCATGGACGGTGTTCATCGTCTCTATCGCGGCATGGGTAGTGTCGGTGTCAACGATTCGGAAGGAAACATCACATGTCCCAGGAGAACTACCTCAACTGGACTGAGGAGAAGTGGCGCGAGAAGCTTAGCCCCGAGGAGTACTTTGTCCTGCGCGAGGCGGGTACGGAGCGCCCCGGCGTCGGCGAGTACACGGACACCAAGACCGAGGGCGTCTACAGCTGCCGCGCGTGCGGCGCGGAGCTGTTCC
This window of the Corynebacterium qintianiae genome carries:
- a CDS encoding glycosyltransferase family 87 protein codes for the protein MTKLDSVWVADAPRESAASTRSVANFVAWPAAVLIVIHRLFVLAWTGSLTDDFTTVWSAARRFVDRVPVYNETYHHVDPHYLYNPGATLLLSPLGLAPSVEAARPLFILVNAAAIIAALAWLTLRSGFKLSHPVFPFVIFLAFLTESVTNTLVFSNINGILLLALVAYLDLFLRGRPWAAGVILGLAIVVKPMLAPLIVLPLMRLDWKAPAAAVAVPVLLNLAAWPVTPGARDYVDTVMPYLGVTRDYANASLAGFAAYYGMPGWLHAIFFVILAGAVAIAVIGLARFRFSDEWMWAATTSGVLIAGVCMLSSLGQAYYSMMLLPAIFTVFRRFSPMHTAPVWAGIVVFFSPLQWATSKIPNTGATLDIVLVTIAWTVFIVSIAAWVVSVSTIRKETSHVPGELPQLD